A window from Culex pipiens pallens isolate TS chromosome 3, TS_CPP_V2, whole genome shotgun sequence encodes these proteins:
- the LOC120421382 gene encoding helicase domino isoform X2 — protein sequence MPKKYEHVVMCRLSKRQRFLYDDFMSRAKTRETLASGNLLSVINVLMQLRKVCNHPNMFEERPTISPFRMDGISFQTASLVYNMLNYDPFTQIDLSSLNLALARLELTLSAYVAYRSQRLCLPRRLIEEIDATPEPAPRCPTGRLKLHVRVPNARVQETIGSTGGVRVGTSPAMKTEGTRFVPLVNSSLIVDRKPLIEEISSRPVTTIPLDDPASASSSSSSSNVNLRKRCDINSGSSSSSSSISSTLSNRTSAGHVAQIVHTSAGRQLILTPSASGGQVMSTLMTASGQRLTVVNRSPAAPPQRTLSEPAAPACNPISSTLAASIVQQLKQHHSYSANLTPEELEQKARTEFYLASVEESRKDRRGQILELLGRMNQKRCDATPIYGEDLRDSICRLGEEPFSDSVPITVRGAYECRQVWRAPSCWSLPNACKSIERRAHEFRAVFANFVCYVPAVCAPAPKLHVSHPSPSRSNAEQDKDTRITDGLRPALRILHPIISAMSTLFPDPRLIQYDCGKLQTLDRLLKELKSGGHRVLIFTQMTRMLDVLEAFLNYHGHIYLRLDGTTKVEQRQLLMERFNGDKRMFVFILSTRSGGVGINLTGADTVIFYDSDWNPTMDAQAQDRCHRIGQTRDVHIYRLVSEKTIEENILKKANQKRMLGDLAIEGGNFTTAFFKSSTIQDLFSVDNVEEDASARLAEVIERDRERKERLQQSMITPSSSSAAATPAAVEESKSAINVFESALAAAEDDQDVQAAKLARAEASAELEEFDENIPIDQVAATADSKEKEPELSKAEKEVQNLIKQLNPIERYAMRFVEETEGTWTAVQLAAVEAEIEQQKRDWEANRLAQQKREEEAARQQTAEENDLLTFSREDATNQIWISDNTMEKMPMWCPPTPPQDDNDIYVDYSLGFLYETEVIPEAQLPPVYVKKEYKRSRSEAGFYPDGRRPVKIRKEDNYYAPRSLFDRPSPQIAKLRKDYKMQRYKGIIKPFPMAGLKPTMPVKQLVEPEGMPEWMIHEDMSMLNVIQNLQGLPLNLMLVSPGHTPNWDLVADIVNQCSRTYRLPKQCRYRYEAVVIPREEGKLLESPKKQKKSKNPLKQSPPKGIRAMRTAQLYTGDQNNSYIKLARQKFDNIKLAFSKKAPQAKQLLANPPLKNPKHAAVLAEYGITSYDAPLTPVEIATRRAERISKEKQKNASLTQAQEQMALQQQQQQQAQQQAAAAAAAAQQVAAAAQQAAAAAAVAQQQQQQAQAQAQQQAQQVQVAQPVQVEFTRKITAKDSTTATNGIFVLNRQVGGQPQAHVIQQQVQQQIQIQPHVQQHIATSVAAANQQQQQQVQQATIVVCGVATNTSPAVATLVQSPSMQAGRGQPVVNICPTPSQQQQIVKAIVASPANQNLLAQQLAVAQSNAQQHVSVVLTSPVTTMSANQVQLTQPQIVSIHQSTPQIIQSSASVTQASGTLVQTLATQSLPQVVSVAQLATVGTVMTTGSPIQQPQVATLTTSALRAQRIVAPPGTLQEVVLHQRSGSQSPTVVSVSGLGQGLTQAQLQAGQLRLSMAGGQQVSGVVAKSISVGTVTSAGKPINTSQYIYRQPIRQQVKVLQSGTGQPGTTTVLQQAGGQQTLVSPAIIQGNIIQTGTVGQTVQVQQVTQKVSVATVSSSSAATISSQAGTIATVQVAPGQQRAQFIKQVGTKQITTRQVTENEMQLMVKRQIISQQHKQQLLPQTQIFAPANLQVQQAGTSGQQIATLVKTSSGTAVAATGMTLSQVKPGQIKTISNQSQVRHLQLQQQILAAQQRKGGGKMTQITQMAGKAGQPTQLFVQGPKNLPAGTVTVQQIIRHAQPNSLTAGGQIVLGKSRVIPVSVSQQGNQRQTIQVVTATSAAQAIAASNMRTHVPSSNTVVNTIKVAAGATPAQQQQAILTALQNQQNQQRANASPVRLQTSSGSLVAVTVQQPQSVASAANQQQQQQQDQITSVTVAQGAAQLATSQQQVLQIQAQPQQIITSASDGTNSGIVQQQQQQQQVSMIKKKQSPSGK from the exons ATGCCAAAGAAGTACGAGCACGTCGTCATGTGCCGGCTGTCCAAGCGACAGCGGTTTCTCTATGACGATTTTATGAGCCGTGCAAA AACGAGGGAAACGCTCGCCTCGGGCAACCTGCTCAGCGTGATCAACGTGTTGATGCAGCTGCGGAAGGTTTGCAACCACCCGAACATGTTCGAGGAGCGTCCGACGATCTCGCCGTTCCGGATGGACGGAATCAGCTTTCAGACGGCTTCGCTCGTGTACAACATGCTGAACTACGATCCGTTCACG CAAATTGACCTGTCTTCCCTGAACCTGGCGCTGGCCCGGCTCGAGCTGACGCTGTCCGCGTACGTGGCGTACCGGTCGCAGAGGTTGTGCCTGCCGCGGCGTCTGATCGAGGAGATTGACGCGACGCCCGAGCCGGCACCGCGCTGTCCCACCGGAAGACTGAAGCTGCACGTGCGGGTGCCGAACGCGCGCGTCCAGGAAACGATCGGCAGCACCGGCGGCGTACGGGTGGGCACTAGTCCGGCCATGAAGACTGAAGGAACGCGTTTTGTTCCGCTTGTAAATTCTTCACTAATAGTAGATAGGAAACCGCTGATCGAGGAGATCAGCTCACGCCCAGTAACAACGATTCCGTTGGACGATCCCGcctcggcgtcgtcgtcgtcgtcgtcgtcgaatgTAAATTTACGTAAAAGATGTGATATCAATAGCggtagtagcagcagcagcagcagcattagTAGTACACTTAGTAATAGAACAAGTGCTGGGCACGTAGCGCAGATTGTGCACACTTCCGCCGGCAGGCAGTTGATCCTCACGCCGAGCGCCAGCGGAGGTCAAGTGATGAGCACGCTGATGACGGCGAGCGGTCAACGGCTAACGGTTGTAAACCGGTCACCAGCCGCCCCTCCTCAACGCACGCTCTCGGAACCCGCTGCCCCAGCCTGCAATCCGATCTCTTCAACGCTGGCGGCTTCGATCGTTCAGCAACTCAAGCAACACCATTCCTATTCAGCGAACCTCACCCCGGAAGAACTGGAGCAGAAGGCACGCACCGAGTTCTACCTGGCCAGTGTGGAGGAATCGCGAAAAGACCGACGCGGACAGATCCTCGAACTGCTCGGCCGGATGAACCAAAAGCGCTGCGACGCCACTCCAATCTACGGCGAAGATCTGCGCGATTCCATCTGTCGACTCGGCGAGGAACCATTCTCCGACTCCGTTCCCATAACCGTGCGCGGCGCGTACGAGTGCCGGCAGGTGTGGCGCGCCCCCAGCTGCTGGAGTCTGCCCAACGCGTGCAAGTCGATCGAGCGGAGGGCCCACGAATTCCGCGCCGTGTTCGCCAACTTTGTCTGCTATGTACCTGCGGTTTGTGCTCCGGCACCCAAGCTCCACGTTTCGCATCCGAGCCCGTCGCGCAGCAACGCCGAACAGGACAAGGACACGCGGATCACGGACGGGCTCCGGCCGGCACTCCGAATTCTGCACCCGATCATTTCGGCCATGAGCACGCTG TTCCCCGATCCCCGGCTCATCCAGTACGACTGCGGCAAGCTGCAAACGCTGGACCGCCTGCTTAAAGAGCTCAAATCGGGTGGCCACCGGGTGCTCATCTTCACCCAAATGACGCGCATGCTGGACGTCCTGGAGGCGTTCCTCAACTACCACGGCCACATCTACCTGCGGCTGGACGGAACGACCAAGGTCGAGCAGCGGCAACTCCTCATGGAGCGCTTCAACGGCGACAAACGCATGTTTGTGTTCATCCTCTCGACCCGGTCTGGCGGCGTCGGCATCAACCTGACCGGGGCGGACACCGTCATCTTCTACGACTCCGACTGGAACCCAACCATGGACGCCCAAGCCCAGGACCGGTGCCACCGGATAGGACAAACGCGCGACGTACACATCTACCGCCTTGTCAGCGAGAAAACCATCGAAGAAAACATCCTCAAAAAAGCCAACCAAAAGCGAATGCTCGGCGATCTGGCCATCGAGGGCGGCAACTTCACCACAGCCTTCTTCAAAAGCTCCACCATCCAGGACCTCTTCTCGGTGGACAACGTCGAGGAGGACGCGTCGGCCCGGCTAGCCGAGGTCATCGAGCGCGACCGCGAACGCAAGGAACGGCTACAGCAGAGCATGATCACGCCGAGCAGTTCCAGCGCAGCCGCCACTCCGGCCGCCGTCGAAGAGAGCAAATCGGCCATCAACGTGTTCGAGTCGGCACTGGCCGCCGCCGAGGACGATCAGGACGTGCAGGCGGCCAAGCTGGCGCGGGCCGAAGCGTCTGCCGAGCTGGAAGAGTTTGACGAAAACATTCCGATTGATCAGGTGGCGGCGACGGCGGATTCGAAGGAGAAGGAACCCGAGCTAAGCAAGGCCGAAAAGGAGGTGCAGAATTTGATCAAGCAG CTCAACCCCATCGAGCGGTACGCGATGCGCTTCGTCGAGGAGACGGAGGGCACGTGGACGGCGGTGCAGTTGGCCGCCGTCGAGGCGGAGATCGAACAGCAGAAGCGCGACTGGGAGGCGAACCGGCTGGCGCAGCAGAAGCGCGAGGAGGAAGCGGCCCGCCAGCAGACGGCCGAGGAGAACGATCTGTTGACGTTCTCGCGCGAGGACGCGACCAACCAG ATTTGGATATCGGATAACACGATGGAAAAGATGCCG ATGTGGTGCCCTCCGACGCCACCCCAGGACGACAACGACATCTACGTGGACTACTCGCTCGGTTTTCTGTACGAGACGGAAGTCATCCCGGAGGCGCAACTTCCGCCCGTCTACGTCAAGAAGGAGTACAAGCGAAGCCGTTCCGAGGCCGGCTTCTACCCGGACGGACGCCGGCCGGTCAAGATCCGCAAGGAGGACAATTACTACGCGCCGCGGTCACTGTTCGATCGTCCTTCGCCGCAGATTGCCAAACTGCGCAAGGATTACAAAATGCAGCGCTACAAGGGCATCATCAAGCCGTTCCCGATGGCGGGCCTGAAGCCGACGATGCCGGTCAAGCAACTGGTCGAGCCGGAAGGAATGCCCGAGTGGATGATCCACGAGGACATGTCGATGCTGAACGTGATCCAGAACCTGCAGGGACTGCCGCTGAACCTGATGCTGGTGTCCCCCGGCCACACCCCCAACTGGGACCTCGTTGCGGACATTGTGAACCAGTGCTCGAGGACGTACCGACTGCCGAAACAGTGCCGGTATCGGTACGAAGCCGTCGTAATCCCACGCGAAGAAGGCAAACTCCTGGAAAGTcccaaaaagcagaaaaagagcAAAAACCCACTCAAACAGTCCCCACCGAAAGGAATCCGGGCGATGCGAACCGCCCAACTCTACACCGGCGACCAGAACAACTCGTACATCAAGCTGGCGCGACAAAAGTTTGACAACATCAAGCTAGCGTTCAGCAAAAAGGCGCCCCAAGCGAAGCAACTGCTTGCGAATCCCCCACTCAAGAACCCCAAACATGCTGCCGTGCTGGCCGAGTACGGAATCACAAGCTACGACGCACCCCTGACACCGGTTGAGATTGCCACGCGCCGCGCCGAACGAATCTCCAAGGAGAAGCAGAAGAACGCTTCGTTGACGCAAGCCCAAGAGCAGATGGCActtcagcaacagcagcagcaacaggctCAACAGCAAGCAGCAGCTGCAGCTGCGGCCGCCCAACAAGTTGCTGCGGCGGCCCAACAAGCCGCAGCGGCCGCCGCTGTcgctcaacagcagcagcaacaggccCAAGCGCAAGCGCAACAGCAAGCACAACAGGTACAAGTGGCCCAACCGGTGCAGGTAGAGTTCACCAGGAAGATAACCGCCAAAGACAGCACGACGGCGACTAATGGCATCTTTGTACTCAACCGACAGGTTGGTGGCCAGCCTCAAGCGCATGTTATCCAACAGCAGGTTCAGCAGCAAATACAAATCCAGCCGCACGTTCAGCAGCACATTGCGACGTCCGTCGCTGCCgctaaccagcagcagcagcagcaggtccaACAGGCCACCATTGTGGTGTGCGGAGTCGCGACAAACACTTCCCCTGCGGTAGCCACGCTCGTTCAGTCACCATCGATGCAGGCGGGTCGCGGCCAACCCGTGGTCAACATTTGTCCAACTCcgagccagcagcagcagattgtGAAGGCAATCGTGGCGAGCCCCGCCAACCAGAATCTGCTCGCACAGCAGTTGGCGGTGGCGCAAAGCAACGCCCAGCAGCACGTGTCAGTTGTGTTGACCTCTCCGGTGACGACAATGTCCGCCAACCAGGTGCAGCTCACTCAGCCTCAGATCGTGTCCATCCACCAGTCGACGCCACAAATCATCCAAAGCAGTGCGTCGGTCACGCAAGCCTCGGGCACACTCGTACAGACGTTGGCCACGCAGTCGCTGCCGCAGGTCGTGTCCGTTGCGCAGTTGGCCACGGTCGGCACCGTCATGACCACCGGCAGTCCAATCCAACAGCCTCAGGTGGCCACACTGACGACGTCGGCACTGAGAGCGCAGCGCATCGTAGCTCCACCTGGGACGCTTCAGGAGGTGGTTCTTCACCAACGTTCCGGTTCGCAAAGCCCAACGGTGGTCAGCGTAAGCGGCTTGGGACAAGGTTTGACGCAAGCACAGCTGCAAGCCGGTCAGCTACGGCTTTCGATGGCGGGTGGGCAGCAAGTGTCTGGCGTCGTAGCCAAAAGCATCTCCGTCGGAACGGTAACGAGTGCAGGAAAGCCAATCAACACTTCGCAGTACATCTACCGTCAACCAATCCGACAGCAGGTCAAAGTGCTTCAATCGGGCACGGGGCAACCCGGAACGACAACGGTTCTGCAGCAGGCTGGCGGACAGCAAACTTTGGTCAGTCCCGCCATCATCCAGGGCAACATAATCCAAACGGGAACCGTCGGTCAGACCGTCCAGGTGCAACAGGTCACGCAGAAGGTGTCCGTAGCTACGGTCAGCTCCTCGTCTGCAGCGACCATTTCCAGTCAAGCCGGCACGATTGCCACTGTTCAGGTGGCGCCTGGCCAACAGAGAGCTCAGTTCATCAAACAGGTCGGAACGAAGCAAATCACCACGCGACAGGTGACTGAAAACGAAATGCAACTCATGGTCAAACGACAGATCATAAGTCAACAGCACAAACAGCAACTGCTGCCCCAAACACAAATCTTCGCCCCGGCAAACCTGCAAGTCCAACAGGCTGGCACTTCCGGTCAACAGATTGCGACGTTGGTGAAGACCTCCAGCGGAACGGCAGTGGCCGCAACCGGAATGACGCTGTCGCAGGTGAAACCCGGCCAGATCAAAACAATCAGCAATCAGAGCCAAGTTCGCCACCTGCAGCTTCAGCAGCAAATCTTGGCAGCCCAGCAACGCAAGGGAGGCGGCAAAATGACCCAAATCACCCAGATGGCCGGCAAGGCAGGTCAACCGACGCAACTGTTTGTGCAAGGCCCGAAAAATCTGCCCGCCGGTACGGTCACCGTGCAGCAGATTATTCGGCACGCCCAGCCCAACTCGCTGACCGCTGGCGGTCAAATTGTGCTGGGTAAAAGCCGGGTCATCCCGGTGTCCGTTTCGCAGCAGGGCAACCAGCGGCAAACGATTCAAGTTGTAACGGCCACTTCGGCCGCCCAAGCCATTGCCGCCAGCAACATGCGAACGCACGTGCCGTCGTCGAACACCGTCGTCAACACGATCAAGGTCGCTGCCGGCGCCACTCCGGCCCAACAGCAGCAAGCGATCCTGACGGCCCTCCAGAACCAGCAAAACCAACAACGGGCAAACGCCAGTCCCGTTCGACTGCAAACCTCCAGCGGATCGCTCGTGGCCGTCACGGTGCAGCAGCCCCAGTCGGTGGCCTCGGCGGCaaaccaacagcagcagcagcaacaggacCAAATTACGTCGGTTACGGTTGCTCAAGGGGCAGCTCAGCTGGCCACCAGTCAGCAGCAGGTGCTGCAAATCCAAGCCCAACCGCAGCAGATTATAACGTCGGCAAGCGACGGAACCAATTCTGGGATAgtgcagcaacaacagcagcagcaacaagttAGTATGATTAAAAAGAAACAATCTCCTAGCGGAAAGTAG